A genomic window from Klebsiella quasipneumoniae subsp. quasipneumoniae includes:
- a CDS encoding substrate-binding domain-containing protein, with product MMRKTTGTLLATLLLAATGGSALSAEVTVMISGGFKAALEKLAPAWEKQSGNHLVVIPGPSMGKTPQAIPNRLARGEHADAVIMVGDALTSLEKAGRTQPDSRRELADSPIGVVVKAGAPLPAIRSADQLRAALLAAPSVAYSDSASGRYVSSTLFHRLGIDEAMQSKAQMVERIPVASEVAKGRYAIGFQQVSELLPVPGVTFVGELPDNLQYITRFAGAVTVSADHPQEGKALLTYLASPAAQETIHATGMRSVAAAAPVSQKDTVQ from the coding sequence ATGATGCGTAAAACGACAGGAACCCTGCTGGCCACGCTGCTGCTGGCCGCCACCGGCGGCAGCGCGCTGTCCGCTGAGGTCACCGTGATGATCTCCGGCGGCTTCAAAGCGGCGCTGGAAAAGCTGGCCCCGGCATGGGAAAAACAAAGCGGCAACCACCTCGTGGTGATCCCCGGGCCGTCGATGGGGAAAACGCCGCAGGCGATCCCTAACCGCCTGGCGCGGGGCGAACACGCGGACGCGGTGATTATGGTCGGCGACGCGCTGACCAGCCTCGAGAAAGCGGGCCGTACGCAACCGGATTCGCGCCGGGAGCTGGCCGACTCGCCCATCGGCGTGGTGGTGAAAGCGGGAGCGCCGCTGCCGGCTATCCGCAGCGCAGACCAGCTGCGGGCGGCGCTGCTGGCTGCGCCGTCGGTCGCGTACTCCGACAGCGCCAGCGGACGCTATGTCAGCTCGACGCTGTTCCACCGCCTGGGCATTGATGAGGCGATGCAGAGCAAAGCGCAGATGGTGGAGCGTATTCCGGTGGCCTCGGAAGTGGCGAAGGGACGGTATGCGATCGGTTTTCAGCAGGTGAGCGAACTGCTGCCGGTACCCGGCGTGACCTTTGTCGGCGAACTGCCGGATAACCTGCAGTACATCACCCGCTTTGCCGGGGCGGTGACCGTCAGCGCCGACCACCCGCAGGAAGGAAAGGCGCTGCTGACGTATCTGGCCTCACCGGCGGCGCAGGAGACCATCCACGCCACCGGTATGCGAAGCGTAGCTGCCGCCGCGCCGGTCAGCCAGAAGGATACTGTTCAATAA
- a CDS encoding LysR family transcriptional regulator → MPVNFDFNDLYAFRALMEYGSFRLAAESICLSQSALSRRIEKLETALGNRLFERTTRRVTLTLYGQNFAERSEQLLAHVETVLADISQVSKARTGLVTVATVPSAAYYFMPEIIRSFQARFPQVRIRLIDSSAGNVIEAVSSGQADFGLCFAKNLPASIEFTPLADDRYVAACRHDHPLASRTHLSWQAYFEQDYIGLDRVSGNRTLLDRELAHLTPARPSICETRHVTTMLGMVEAGIGIAAVPAMSMPAGEHSVLRAVPLTDPVVTRTVGLIRLSGRIQSYVAAELEKLIIEQYPSG, encoded by the coding sequence ATGCCCGTAAATTTTGATTTCAACGATCTCTATGCCTTTCGCGCCCTGATGGAGTATGGCAGCTTTCGGCTGGCCGCAGAATCCATTTGCCTGTCGCAGTCAGCCCTCAGCCGCCGCATCGAAAAGCTGGAAACCGCGTTAGGCAACCGGCTGTTCGAGCGCACCACCCGCCGCGTGACCCTTACGCTGTATGGACAGAATTTTGCCGAACGTTCGGAGCAGCTGCTGGCCCACGTCGAGACGGTGCTGGCGGATATCAGCCAGGTCAGCAAGGCGCGTACCGGGCTGGTGACAGTGGCGACGGTACCTTCCGCCGCCTACTACTTTATGCCGGAAATCATCCGCAGCTTTCAGGCGCGCTTTCCCCAGGTGCGTATCCGGCTGATCGACAGCAGCGCCGGGAATGTCATTGAGGCGGTGAGCAGCGGACAGGCTGACTTTGGCCTCTGCTTTGCCAAAAACCTGCCGGCCAGCATCGAATTCACCCCGCTGGCCGACGACCGCTATGTCGCCGCCTGTCGGCACGACCATCCGCTGGCGAGCAGGACGCACCTCAGCTGGCAGGCATACTTTGAACAGGATTATATTGGCCTCGATCGGGTCTCCGGCAACCGGACGCTGCTCGACAGGGAGCTGGCGCATCTGACGCCGGCGCGGCCAAGCATTTGCGAAACCCGCCACGTCACCACGATGCTGGGGATGGTGGAAGCGGGCATCGGCATTGCCGCCGTGCCCGCGATGTCGATGCCCGCCGGGGAGCATTCCGTTCTCCGCGCCGTACCGCTTACCGACCCGGTGGTCACCCGTACGGTAGGTCTGATCCGCCTCAGCGGCCGTATTCAGTCCTACGTGGCGGCAGAGCTGGAGAAGCTGATTATTGAACAGTATCCTTCTGGCTGA
- a CDS encoding cold-shock protein — protein MAMNGTITTWFKDKSFGFIKDENGENRYFHVIKVANPDLIKKDAAVTFEPTTNNKGLSAYAVKVIPESKYIYIAGERLKLTSIKSYVVYREEEPVETRVDKENAVLSVGLLMNSIRPKSTVQPGEMRSVKKLAITTFQGTTLIFSEDEIDIDATVKLLKV, from the coding sequence ATGGCGATGAACGGAACAATCACAACGTGGTTTAAAGATAAAAGTTTTGGATTTATCAAAGATGAAAACGGCGAAAACCGGTATTTTCATGTGATTAAGGTCGCCAATCCCGATCTCATCAAGAAAGACGCGGCGGTGACTTTTGAACCTACCACCAACAATAAAGGGCTGTCGGCCTACGCGGTGAAGGTCATTCCGGAAAGCAAATATATCTATATCGCCGGCGAGCGGCTGAAGCTGACCTCCATCAAATCCTATGTGGTTTACCGGGAAGAAGAGCCGGTCGAGACCCGCGTGGATAAAGAAAACGCGGTGCTATCGGTCGGGCTGCTGATGAACAGCATCCGGCCAAAATCCACGGTGCAGCCGGGAGAGATGCGCTCGGTGAAAAAGCTGGCGATCACCACCTTTCAGGGGACAACCCTGATCTTCTCGGAAGACGAAATCGATATCGATGCCACGGTAAAACTGCTCAAGGTATGA
- a CDS encoding RluA family pseudouridine synthase, which yields MSTIIDTFVAPPCREQITLLYQDEHLLLINKPAGLLSLSGKDPRNLDSVHHRLVQRFPGCTLVHRLDFGTSGLMVVARNKVINAALCQQFSQRTVGKVYTALLCGHLPEDEGIVEAAIAKDPARFPRMSICARHGKPARSRYRVIDRMYQTREGERALALTRVALTPETGRTHQLRIHCQLLGYPILGCDLYGGRELPGTEQAPRLMLHASELRFRHPVSCEPMHIQQASSF from the coding sequence ATGTCCACCATTATCGATACCTTTGTCGCTCCGCCGTGCCGCGAGCAGATAACCCTCCTGTATCAGGACGAACACCTGCTGCTGATCAATAAACCTGCCGGGCTGCTGAGCCTGTCAGGCAAAGATCCGCGCAACCTCGACTCCGTGCATCATCGACTGGTCCAGCGCTTTCCGGGCTGCACCCTGGTACACCGCCTTGATTTCGGCACTTCCGGTCTGATGGTGGTCGCCCGCAACAAGGTGATTAACGCCGCGCTGTGCCAGCAGTTCAGTCAGCGCACGGTGGGTAAGGTCTATACGGCGCTGCTGTGCGGCCATCTGCCGGAAGATGAAGGGATAGTGGAGGCGGCGATCGCCAAAGACCCGGCCCGTTTCCCGCGCATGTCGATCTGCGCCCGGCACGGCAAACCGGCGCGTTCGCGCTACCGGGTAATTGACCGTATGTACCAGACGCGGGAAGGGGAAAGGGCGCTGGCGCTGACGAGGGTGGCGCTCACCCCGGAGACCGGGCGCACCCATCAGCTGCGGATCCACTGTCAGCTGCTGGGCTATCCGATCCTTGGCTGCGATCTGTATGGCGGCCGGGAATTGCCGGGCACGGAACAGGCTCCGCGGCTGATGCTGCACGCCAGCGAACTGCGTTTTCGCCACCCCGTCAGCTGCGAGCCGATGCATATCCAGCAGGCAAGCTCGTTCTGA
- a CDS encoding DUF2058 domain-containing protein — protein sequence MTKLTLQEQMLKAGLVSSKKMAKVQRTAKKSRVQAREAREAVEENKKAQLERDKQLSEQQKQAVLAKEYKAQVKQLIEMNRITVARGDIGFNFTDNNLIKKIMVDKTTQTQLINGRLAIARLAVDNKPEGEYAIIPAIVAEKIAQRDASSIVLHSALSQDEQDEDDPYADFKVPDDLMW from the coding sequence ATGACAAAACTTACCTTACAAGAGCAGATGCTCAAAGCCGGCCTGGTCAGCAGCAAAAAAATGGCCAAAGTCCAGAGAACGGCGAAAAAATCCCGCGTGCAGGCCCGTGAGGCCCGGGAAGCGGTGGAAGAGAATAAAAAAGCCCAGCTGGAGCGCGATAAACAGCTCAGCGAGCAGCAAAAGCAGGCGGTGCTGGCGAAAGAGTATAAAGCTCAGGTCAAGCAGCTGATTGAGATGAACCGCATTACGGTCGCCCGGGGCGATATCGGCTTTAACTTTACCGATAATAATCTGATCAAAAAAATCATGGTCGACAAGACCACCCAAACCCAGCTGATTAACGGTCGCCTGGCGATTGCCCGCCTGGCGGTGGATAACAAACCTGAAGGGGAATATGCAATTATTCCGGCGATTGTGGCTGAGAAAATTGCCCAGCGCGATGCCAGCAGCATCGTGTTGCACAGCGCCCTGAGCCAGGATGAGCAGGATGAAGACGATCCGTACGCCGACTTTAAGGTGCCCGACGACCTGATGTGGTGA
- a CDS encoding gamma-glutamylcyclotransferase family protein, producing the protein MKPLFVYGTLCPGRSNAHILEAIGGEWRPGYVTGTFYARGWGAAADFPGIVLDANGPRVNGYLFLSDRLAAHWPMLDDFEEGYDRVSVEVTTDDGQQVSAWIYQLQPRE; encoded by the coding sequence ATGAAACCGCTATTTGTCTATGGGACGCTCTGTCCCGGTCGCAGCAATGCGCATATTCTGGAGGCGATCGGGGGCGAGTGGCGTCCGGGTTACGTTACCGGTACCTTTTACGCGCGCGGCTGGGGCGCAGCCGCTGATTTTCCGGGGATCGTCCTCGATGCCAACGGCCCGCGGGTCAACGGTTATCTGTTCCTGTCCGACCGGCTGGCGGCGCACTGGCCCATGCTGGACGACTTTGAGGAGGGGTACGATCGGGTGTCGGTGGAGGTGACCACCGACGATGGACAGCAGGTCAGCGCCTGGATTTATCAGCTCCAGCCCCGGGAGTAA
- the tssK gene encoding type VI secretion system baseplate subunit TssK — protein MKIFRPLWRDGAFLVPQQFQQQARWDAHVADTVSRMALAHPWGVLRAEFDASALTLSRLNATRLIVRFADGALIDTELADILPPVRDVSDVMQDNVEVLLALPLLSASGGNLDDGQESARPRRWRAEQVTVQELAGHERSELAVLRHTLTLRLSIEENAAFLTCPVARLVRDAQGQWIFDPKFIPPLLSLAASPTLVSELGELLHRLQARRRRLMAMRRESNARMADFAVADVSLFWLLNALNSAEPVLSELHQDPSRHPELLYRELARLAGSLLTFSLEHHLDAIPRYRHASPEQVFPPLFALLDTLLEVSLPSRVIAIALEQGADREIWRGRLHDARLREGADFYLSVRSSLPPHQLQSRFPQLCKAGSHDDVAEVVNIALSGIVIKPLSHVPAAIPLRLENQYFALDLSTDAARAMLEAGNCTFYTPESLGDVKLELFAVLRS, from the coding sequence ATGAAGATTTTCCGCCCATTATGGCGCGATGGGGCTTTTCTGGTTCCGCAGCAGTTTCAGCAACAGGCCCGCTGGGACGCGCACGTCGCCGATACGGTCTCCCGCATGGCGCTCGCCCACCCCTGGGGGGTATTGCGCGCGGAGTTTGACGCCAGCGCGCTCACCCTTTCCCGGCTCAACGCCACCCGGCTGATCGTGCGTTTCGCCGACGGCGCGCTGATTGACACCGAGCTGGCGGATATTTTGCCACCGGTCCGCGATGTATCGGACGTGATGCAGGACAACGTGGAGGTTCTGCTCGCTCTGCCGCTGCTCAGCGCCAGCGGCGGCAATCTTGATGACGGCCAGGAAAGCGCCCGCCCGCGCCGCTGGCGCGCCGAGCAGGTGACCGTGCAGGAGCTGGCAGGCCATGAACGCAGCGAGCTGGCCGTCCTGCGGCACACGCTGACGCTGCGTCTCTCCATCGAAGAAAACGCAGCCTTCCTAACCTGCCCGGTAGCGCGTCTGGTACGCGACGCCCAGGGGCAGTGGATCTTTGACCCGAAATTCATCCCGCCGCTGCTGTCGCTGGCCGCAAGCCCGACGCTGGTCAGCGAGCTGGGCGAGCTGCTACATCGCCTGCAGGCCCGACGCAGACGCCTCATGGCCATGCGCCGTGAAAGCAATGCGCGGATGGCTGATTTTGCCGTGGCGGATGTTTCCCTGTTCTGGCTGCTCAACGCACTGAACAGCGCCGAGCCGGTGCTCAGCGAGCTGCATCAGGACCCTTCGCGCCATCCGGAGCTGCTCTATCGTGAACTGGCCAGGCTGGCCGGCAGTCTGCTGACCTTCTCTCTTGAACATCATCTGGACGCGATCCCCCGCTACCGGCATGCCTCGCCGGAGCAGGTATTCCCACCGCTGTTTGCCCTGTTGGATACGCTGCTCGAAGTCAGCTTGCCCTCAAGGGTGATCGCCATCGCGCTGGAGCAGGGTGCTGACCGGGAGATCTGGCGGGGGAGGCTGCACGATGCACGGCTGCGCGAGGGGGCGGATTTTTATCTGTCGGTGCGTTCTTCACTTCCCCCTCACCAGCTTCAGAGCCGCTTTCCGCAGCTCTGTAAGGCGGGTAGCCATGATGATGTCGCCGAGGTCGTCAACATTGCCCTCAGCGGCATCGTGATCAAACCGCTGAGCCACGTGCCGGCGGCCATTCCGCTACGTCTGGAAAACCAATATTTCGCTCTGGATCTTTCCACCGATGCCGCCCGCGCGATGCTGGAGGCTGGCAACTGCACCTTCTATACCCCGGAATCGCTTGGCGACGTGAAACTTGAACTCTTTGCGGTACTGCGCTCATGA
- the tssL gene encoding type VI secretion system protein TssL, short form encodes MNISESDLINKTFYPGWLMVSQLRCGQPVTDGEALYRQACRWVTEAREALAAAGVSEASAEQMLYAYCALLDESVLNRASQDDGWRRWRKDPLQARFFSTLNAGEELWERIRQLLREPAADAAVLTCFFRTLQLGFVGEYRAQDDERREDVAHALGARVPPFSITQEAPVVVRASRLRSGRRMYWCGWAAGIVALAALWLTFSSMLSQMVAQIAGQG; translated from the coding sequence ATGAATATCTCTGAAAGCGATCTGATCAACAAAACCTTTTACCCGGGCTGGCTGATGGTCAGTCAGTTACGCTGCGGCCAGCCGGTGACCGATGGCGAGGCGCTCTATCGTCAGGCCTGTCGATGGGTGACCGAGGCGCGCGAGGCGCTGGCGGCGGCAGGCGTCAGTGAAGCCAGCGCTGAGCAGATGCTCTATGCCTACTGCGCGCTGCTTGATGAGAGCGTCCTTAACCGCGCCAGTCAGGATGATGGCTGGCGCAGGTGGCGCAAGGATCCGCTGCAGGCGCGCTTTTTCAGCACCCTCAACGCCGGGGAAGAGCTCTGGGAACGGATCCGCCAGCTGCTGCGAGAGCCCGCGGCGGATGCGGCAGTGCTGACCTGCTTCTTTCGTACTTTGCAGCTGGGGTTTGTCGGAGAGTACCGCGCCCAGGATGACGAACGGCGTGAGGATGTAGCGCATGCGCTTGGCGCGCGGGTTCCGCCGTTCAGCATAACCCAGGAGGCGCCGGTGGTGGTTCGTGCCTCCCGGCTGCGCAGCGGACGGCGGATGTACTGGTGCGGCTGGGCGGCTGGCATTGTGGCGCTGGCGGCGCTGTGGTTGACCTTCTCCTCCATGCTGTCACAGATGGTGGCGCAGATAGCAGGGCAGGGATAA
- a CDS encoding OmpA family protein, whose product MRDNARRLLTILTVILALWLALGFWPLSIGNQVIFSLCILLAGSAALWRQRRRAVSRQRPEIVLPPEDFQGAVVLVCGDTDGLFPGRSAHCETRLGWYLRGESAEQLPLLAQYLAAARPALVSQVSVLLAVVPEHHTTGEHLVQSLCDWRRSIVQCRTWLNGLPPVWSVFWVTPPGGQAAESRWFTVTPDRPGLQVRQKGQAPQSIADWQREGSSASRLHHTLWLESILALAENVLFRPLSTRQAELSPLDLCAMGICLTPVTAAANNLWQRQIAGITTLSPGNAAAPGPHPLPDLLLSSLPHRHGVSRRMRAAGLAAGMGFLFLALAMLASFINNQRLVRSVGDHLAVYHRLSGAPSTPKLQAQQRLRADGRLLDDWLRRGEPLRYRLGLYQGLRLIPFVETAINDWAPPPPPRPVIKQVVQGPQTIRLDSMALFDTGKSTLKPGSTKLLVNSLLGIKAKPGWLIVVAGHTDSIGNDRSNQQLSLKRAEAVRDWMRDTGDVPESCFAVQGYGESRPVASNETPDGRAQNRRVEISLVPQKDACLTPGTANTSGAGAAALKNETE is encoded by the coding sequence ATGCGTGATAACGCCCGGCGTCTGCTTACGATATTGACCGTCATCCTGGCCCTGTGGCTGGCGCTGGGCTTCTGGCCGCTGTCCATCGGCAACCAGGTGATATTCAGTCTGTGCATCCTGCTGGCGGGCAGCGCGGCGCTCTGGCGTCAGCGTCGCCGGGCAGTCAGCCGTCAGCGACCGGAAATCGTCCTGCCGCCCGAGGATTTTCAGGGGGCGGTGGTTCTGGTCTGCGGGGATACCGACGGTCTGTTTCCCGGGCGTTCGGCGCACTGCGAAACCCGCCTCGGCTGGTATCTACGGGGGGAAAGCGCGGAGCAATTGCCGCTGCTGGCGCAGTACCTGGCGGCGGCGCGTCCAGCACTGGTATCGCAGGTTTCCGTGCTGCTGGCGGTGGTACCGGAGCACCACACCACCGGGGAGCACCTGGTGCAGTCGCTGTGCGACTGGCGGCGGAGTATTGTTCAGTGCCGAACCTGGTTAAACGGTCTGCCGCCGGTGTGGAGCGTGTTCTGGGTGACGCCGCCTGGTGGCCAGGCAGCGGAAAGCCGCTGGTTTACCGTCACGCCGGATCGGCCTGGTCTCCAGGTGCGGCAGAAGGGACAAGCGCCCCAGTCGATTGCCGACTGGCAGCGAGAGGGCAGCTCTGCCTCACGCCTGCATCATACGCTGTGGCTGGAGAGCATTCTGGCGTTGGCAGAAAACGTTCTTTTCCGGCCACTAAGCACTCGCCAGGCGGAACTTTCGCCGTTGGACCTGTGCGCCATGGGCATCTGCCTGACGCCGGTGACGGCGGCGGCAAATAACCTCTGGCAGCGGCAAATCGCCGGGATCACCACGCTCTCCCCGGGCAACGCCGCGGCGCCAGGTCCTCACCCGCTGCCGGATCTTCTTCTGTCGTCACTGCCGCACCGCCACGGGGTCAGCCGCCGGATGCGCGCTGCCGGTCTTGCCGCTGGCATGGGCTTCCTCTTTCTGGCGCTGGCGATGCTGGCTTCCTTTATCAACAACCAGCGCCTCGTGCGCAGCGTCGGCGATCATCTGGCGGTCTACCACCGCCTTAGCGGCGCGCCGTCGACGCCGAAGCTGCAGGCGCAGCAGCGTCTGCGTGCCGACGGCCGCCTGCTGGATGACTGGCTGCGCCGGGGAGAGCCGCTGCGTTACCGGCTGGGGTTGTATCAGGGATTGCGGCTGATCCCCTTCGTGGAAACCGCGATCAATGACTGGGCGCCGCCCCCGCCGCCGCGTCCGGTCATTAAGCAGGTTGTGCAGGGGCCGCAGACGATCCGCCTCGATAGCATGGCGCTGTTCGATACCGGCAAATCGACGCTGAAACCGGGTTCGACAAAGCTGCTGGTGAACTCGCTGCTGGGCATTAAGGCGAAACCCGGCTGGCTGATCGTGGTGGCAGGCCATACCGACAGCATCGGCAACGATAGATCCAATCAACAGCTCTCTCTGAAGCGTGCCGAGGCGGTCCGCGACTGGATGCGCGATACCGGCGATGTGCCGGAGAGCTGTTTTGCGGTGCAGGGCTACGGCGAAAGTCGTCCTGTCGCCAGCAACGAGACGCCAGACGGGCGGGCGCAAAATCGCCGGGTGGAGATCAGTCTGGTCCCGCAGAAGGACGCCTGTCTGACGCCGGGCACGGCTAATACCTCAGGAGCCGGGGCTGCCGCATTAAAAAACGAAACCGAGTAA
- a CDS encoding type VI secretion system Vgr family protein: MDTSSIITGTTLNRYQLDIPSCTASLDVEEFSGEEKLSETYLWTIYFTSTDKNIDASQLLSKPATLTMGGGILQSLTECKRVHGVVTHFERISGSADQAEYMITLAPFLSLLDKQFRTHRFFVNKSVPEVVEQVLQEHHLHDWEYEFNLKQHYPRREQINQYQESDLAFIQRLLAEVGIFYFFTLQEEAQSEVVNFADAQRALMFDKTLPVNSPSGMSDSGTESIWGLSITHNVVEANVTTRDYNPRDAQSVLQSATADMTRGNGEGITYGEVYHYKLRHRERGDKIVPQAETANFYARLDHERFLARQTLITASSTAAWLTPAQVLTVTDSLPPTLPAPVQDPLLITGTGFTASRREALRVSLLAVPYSETLCWRPPLLPRPKVTGTMTARVTSAKANDIYAWQDASGLYRVKFDADREEKGQGQESMPVRLAKPYGGDVYGFHFPLVQGTEVAIAFHEGDPDRPYIAHALHYSRHVDPVTEKNSTRNVIRTPANNKLRMEDKRGEEHIKLSTDYGGKTQLNLGHNVDAQRELRGEGFELRTDKWGAIRAGKGIFITADKQSTASGKILAMQGTLDRLKQAGDEMDSLSRDAQSANADPAQVEQQLAFMREQIDQLREAVAVLSAPNGVALASGKHLQLTARRNLMINAGTNADMGVMKRLFIGVGEGLSLFVRKLGMKLIANQGPVAIQAQNHQLQLLARKDLEIVSTDSEIHIVAKKKIIINAGGSYITLDPYRIELGTGGDVDVKAADFSYSGPASMKADHPDYPPLQSTVRQSLNLNVAQSPNASESSWAGMPYTLYADGALLKQGVLDERGQISVDHQVVTRSYKLEMANGVSYQIPVAEAYSRPEQGELANRGFHHHTSQADADINPPASHTEHRSLYAELLDGPGDKEKSE; this comes from the coding sequence ATGGATACCTCTTCAATAATTACCGGCACCACCCTCAACCGTTACCAGCTGGATATTCCGTCATGTACTGCATCGCTGGATGTGGAAGAATTCAGCGGTGAAGAAAAACTCAGTGAAACGTATCTTTGGACAATTTATTTCACCAGCACGGATAAAAATATCGACGCCAGCCAGTTACTGAGCAAACCGGCGACGCTGACGATGGGCGGCGGCATATTACAGAGCCTGACCGAATGCAAACGGGTGCATGGCGTGGTCACGCATTTTGAGCGTATCAGTGGCTCTGCCGACCAGGCAGAGTACATGATAACCCTCGCACCCTTCCTCTCGCTGCTGGACAAACAGTTCCGCACCCATCGTTTCTTCGTCAATAAATCGGTGCCGGAAGTGGTGGAGCAGGTATTGCAGGAACATCACCTGCATGACTGGGAGTATGAGTTTAATCTCAAGCAACACTATCCGCGGCGCGAGCAAATTAATCAGTATCAGGAGAGTGACCTGGCGTTTATCCAGCGCCTGCTGGCAGAGGTGGGGATATTTTATTTCTTCACCCTGCAGGAAGAGGCCCAGAGCGAAGTGGTCAACTTCGCCGACGCGCAGCGGGCGCTGATGTTCGATAAAACACTTCCTGTAAACAGCCCGTCCGGGATGAGCGACAGCGGTACGGAATCGATATGGGGTCTGAGCATCACGCATAACGTCGTAGAGGCGAACGTCACTACCCGGGATTATAACCCCCGCGATGCGCAGAGCGTTCTCCAGTCGGCAACAGCGGATATGACCCGGGGAAATGGTGAAGGCATCACTTACGGAGAGGTATACCACTATAAGCTTCGCCACCGGGAGCGGGGCGATAAAATCGTCCCGCAGGCGGAGACCGCCAACTTCTATGCCCGTCTCGACCATGAGCGTTTTCTCGCTCGCCAGACGCTGATTACCGCGAGCAGTACGGCAGCCTGGCTGACGCCGGCCCAGGTGCTGACCGTTACCGACAGCCTCCCACCGACCCTGCCTGCGCCCGTGCAGGATCCGCTTTTAATCACCGGCACCGGTTTTACCGCCAGCCGCCGGGAGGCGCTGCGGGTGTCCCTGCTGGCGGTGCCCTACAGCGAAACATTGTGCTGGCGTCCGCCGCTGCTGCCGCGCCCGAAGGTGACTGGCACCATGACGGCGCGGGTGACCAGCGCGAAGGCGAATGATATCTACGCCTGGCAGGATGCGTCCGGCCTGTACCGGGTGAAATTTGACGCTGACAGAGAGGAGAAAGGGCAGGGTCAGGAAAGCATGCCGGTGCGTCTCGCCAAACCCTACGGCGGCGACGTGTACGGCTTTCACTTCCCGCTGGTCCAGGGCACGGAGGTGGCGATTGCTTTCCACGAAGGCGATCCTGACCGGCCGTACATTGCGCATGCGCTGCACTACTCGCGGCATGTCGACCCTGTGACGGAGAAAAACAGCACCCGCAATGTGATTCGTACTCCGGCCAATAATAAGCTGCGAATGGAGGACAAGCGCGGCGAGGAGCATATCAAGCTCAGCACCGATTACGGCGGCAAGACGCAGCTCAACCTGGGGCATAATGTGGATGCGCAGAGGGAGTTGCGGGGCGAGGGGTTTGAGCTCCGGACCGATAAATGGGGGGCGATACGGGCTGGGAAAGGGATCTTTATCACTGCAGATAAACAGTCAACCGCCAGCGGCAAGATACTTGCAATGCAGGGTACCCTGGACAGGCTTAAGCAGGCAGGTGATGAGATGGACTCGCTATCTCGTGATGCCCAGTCGGCTAATGCCGACCCTGCCCAGGTTGAACAACAATTAGCTTTTATGCGTGAGCAAATTGATCAGCTACGGGAGGCGGTTGCCGTGCTCAGCGCACCAAATGGTGTGGCTCTCGCCAGTGGCAAGCATCTGCAACTAACCGCACGTCGCAATCTGATGATCAATGCCGGGACGAATGCCGATATGGGCGTAATGAAACGGCTGTTTATTGGTGTGGGGGAAGGACTTAGCCTGTTTGTCCGAAAGCTGGGGATGAAATTAATCGCCAATCAGGGGCCCGTGGCGATTCAGGCGCAAAACCATCAGTTGCAGCTCCTGGCGCGCAAGGATCTTGAGATTGTCAGTACTGATAGCGAAATTCACATTGTGGCAAAGAAAAAAATCATCATTAACGCTGGAGGAAGCTATATCACGCTCGATCCCTATCGGATTGAGCTCGGTACTGGCGGTGATGTCGACGTCAAAGCCGCGGATTTTTCCTATAGCGGACCCGCCAGCATGAAGGCCGATCATCCAGATTATCCGCCGCTTCAGTCCACGGTAAGGCAATCGTTGAATCTGAACGTGGCGCAGTCGCCAAATGCGTCGGAAAGCAGCTGGGCCGGGATGCCATATACCCTGTATGCCGATGGCGCACTGTTGAAACAAGGGGTACTGGATGAAAGAGGTCAGATATCAGTCGATCACCAGGTCGTGACCAGAAGTTACAAGCTGGAGATGGCTAATGGCGTCAGCTATCAGATACCTGTTGCCGAAGCGTACAGTCGCCCTGAGCAGGGTGAACTCGCTAATCGCGGTTTTCACCACCATACCTCACAGGCCGATGCTGATATTAATCCCCCCGCCTCACACACAGAGCATCGTAGTCTGTATGCCGAACTGCTTGATGGCCCCGGTGATAAGGAAAAAAGCGAATGA